From Cricetulus griseus strain 17A/GY chromosome 1 unlocalized genomic scaffold, alternate assembly CriGri-PICRH-1.0 chr1_0, whole genome shotgun sequence, a single genomic window includes:
- the LOC103159465 gene encoding acyl-CoA-binding protein-like, which yields MSQAEFDKAAEEVKHLKTQPSDKEMLFIYSHSKQASVGDVNTDWPGLLDLKGKAKWDSWNKLKGTSKESAMKTYVEKVEELKKYRI from the coding sequence ATGTCTCAGGCTGAATTTGACAAAGCTGCTGAGGAAGTGAAGCACCTCAAGACCCAGCCAAGTGACAAAGAGATGCTCTTCATCTACAGCCACTCCAAACAAGCCTCGGTGGGTGATGTAAATACAGATTGGCCCGGGCTTTTGGACCTCAAAGGCAAGGCCAAGTGGGATTCCTGGAATAAACTTAAAGGAACTTCCAAGGAAAGTGCCATGAAAACctatgtggagaaagtggaagagCTAAAGAAATACAGAATATAA